The Sesamum indicum cultivar Zhongzhi No. 13 linkage group LG6, S_indicum_v1.0, whole genome shotgun sequence genome has a segment encoding these proteins:
- the LOC105163262 gene encoding uncharacterized protein LOC105163262 isoform X2, whose amino-acid sequence MATSVESPSPVSINKGSPRLMGSSSPPMFSPSSDKRFWSTLRSRVDTLLENRKPVNQSFPPQMNVEAMDRARRLKEDSMLLLRGFDSVAQSLSQLSNNLDNALQGARDLARPPTLSDIVHATLEKAKTEEKLSREENKDRKEEEEGNEAEENRGLKRKLDSEECSEDQGEEGLQKVKGKRPYELERIKKAKNLAISMATKAATMSKELKSIRSDLGFMQERCTLLEEENKKLRDGLAKGIQPDEDDLVRLQLEALLAEKSRLANENANLKRENQCLHQLVEYHQLTSQDLSASYENLIRGMGLDFSSPTDIDDEFHDRRLKTDISEFSKSLDEFFDEEEQEE is encoded by the exons ATGGCAACTTCGGTGGAATCTCCATCCCCTGTGTCCATCAACAAG GGATCTCCGCGCTTGATGGGCTCTTCTTCTCCTCCCATGTTCAGTCCCTCCTCCGACAAGCGCTTCTGGAGCACTCTTCGCAGCCGCGTCGACACGCTTCTTGAAAATCGCAAGCCCGTCAATCAATCCTTTCCTCCACAAATG AACGTTGAAGCAATGGATCGTGCGAGGAGATTGAAGGAGGACTCGATGCTTTTGCTCAGAGGGTTTGATTCAGTTGCTCAGTCTCTTTCTCAGCTTTCTAACAACTTAGATAATGCCCTTCAG GGTGCTAGAGATCTAGCTAGACCACCTACATTGTCTGACATAGTTCATGCCACCCTTGAAAAAGCCAAAACTGAAGAAAAATTGTCAAGGGAAGAGAATAAAGAtagaaaagaggaagaagaaggtAATGAAGCAGAAGAGAACAGGGGCTTGAAGAGGAAGTTGGATAGTGAAGAATGCAGTGAGGATCAAGGGGAAGAAGGTTTACAGAAAGTAAAAGGAAAGAGGCCATATGAACTGGAGAGAATCAAGAAAGCCAAGAAT CTGGCAATCTCCATGGCGACGAAAGCGGCTACCATGTCTAAAGAGTTGAAGTCGATTAGATCGGATTTGGGGTTCATGCAGGAGAGATGCACTTTGTTGGAGGAGGAGAACAAAAAACTTCGCGATGGATTAGCCAAAGGGATCCAACCAGATGAAGATGATTTG GTAAGGCTTCAATTGGAGGCACTTCTGgcagaaaaatcaagattAGCAAATGAAAATGCAAACTTGAAAAGAGAGAACCAATGCCTCCACCAGCTTGTGGAGTATCACCAGCTAACGTCACAAGATCTGTCAGCATCATATGAGAACCTGATTAGGGGAATGGGTCTTGACTTCTCTTCACCAACAGACATTGATGATGAATTTCATGACAGGCGTTTGAAGACAGATATATCAGAATTCTCAAAATCATTGGATGAATTCTTTGacgaagaagaacaagaagaatag
- the LOC105163262 gene encoding uncharacterized protein LOC105163262 isoform X1 — MATSVESPSPVSINKFQFQQGSPRLMGSSSPPMFSPSSDKRFWSTLRSRVDTLLENRKPVNQSFPPQMNVEAMDRARRLKEDSMLLLRGFDSVAQSLSQLSNNLDNALQGARDLARPPTLSDIVHATLEKAKTEEKLSREENKDRKEEEEGNEAEENRGLKRKLDSEECSEDQGEEGLQKVKGKRPYELERIKKAKNLAISMATKAATMSKELKSIRSDLGFMQERCTLLEEENKKLRDGLAKGIQPDEDDLVRLQLEALLAEKSRLANENANLKRENQCLHQLVEYHQLTSQDLSASYENLIRGMGLDFSSPTDIDDEFHDRRLKTDISEFSKSLDEFFDEEEQEE; from the exons ATGGCAACTTCGGTGGAATCTCCATCCCCTGTGTCCATCAACAAG TTCCAATTTCAACAGGGATCTCCGCGCTTGATGGGCTCTTCTTCTCCTCCCATGTTCAGTCCCTCCTCCGACAAGCGCTTCTGGAGCACTCTTCGCAGCCGCGTCGACACGCTTCTTGAAAATCGCAAGCCCGTCAATCAATCCTTTCCTCCACAAATG AACGTTGAAGCAATGGATCGTGCGAGGAGATTGAAGGAGGACTCGATGCTTTTGCTCAGAGGGTTTGATTCAGTTGCTCAGTCTCTTTCTCAGCTTTCTAACAACTTAGATAATGCCCTTCAG GGTGCTAGAGATCTAGCTAGACCACCTACATTGTCTGACATAGTTCATGCCACCCTTGAAAAAGCCAAAACTGAAGAAAAATTGTCAAGGGAAGAGAATAAAGAtagaaaagaggaagaagaaggtAATGAAGCAGAAGAGAACAGGGGCTTGAAGAGGAAGTTGGATAGTGAAGAATGCAGTGAGGATCAAGGGGAAGAAGGTTTACAGAAAGTAAAAGGAAAGAGGCCATATGAACTGGAGAGAATCAAGAAAGCCAAGAAT CTGGCAATCTCCATGGCGACGAAAGCGGCTACCATGTCTAAAGAGTTGAAGTCGATTAGATCGGATTTGGGGTTCATGCAGGAGAGATGCACTTTGTTGGAGGAGGAGAACAAAAAACTTCGCGATGGATTAGCCAAAGGGATCCAACCAGATGAAGATGATTTG GTAAGGCTTCAATTGGAGGCACTTCTGgcagaaaaatcaagattAGCAAATGAAAATGCAAACTTGAAAAGAGAGAACCAATGCCTCCACCAGCTTGTGGAGTATCACCAGCTAACGTCACAAGATCTGTCAGCATCATATGAGAACCTGATTAGGGGAATGGGTCTTGACTTCTCTTCACCAACAGACATTGATGATGAATTTCATGACAGGCGTTTGAAGACAGATATATCAGAATTCTCAAAATCATTGGATGAATTCTTTGacgaagaagaacaagaagaatag
- the LOC105163263 gene encoding chloroplast stem-loop binding protein of 41 kDa a, chloroplastic codes for MATAVASSSSSLLFFSSFSSSSSSLSPLPRLSLPSTSHHSLSSSLSISPSFLALSAKTPRRAVSSLFPSLTVRAEKKNVLIVNTNSGGHAVIGFYFAKELLASGHGVTILTVGEEGSDKMKKPPFSRFSEIVSAGGKTVWGEPAEIGKVLEGAAFDVVLDNNGKDLDSVKPVADWAKSSGVKQFLFISSAGIYKPTDEPPHFEGDTVKADAGHVGVEKYISEIFGNWASFRPQYMIGSGNNKDCEEWFFDRIVRGRPVPIPGSGMQLTNIAHVRDLSSMLTFAVEKPDAASGNIFNCVSDRAVTLDGMAKLCAQAAGLPVEIVHYDPKAVGIDAKKAFPFRNMHFYAEPRAAKEILGWSGTTNLPVDLKERFDEYVKIGRDKKQIKFELDDKILAAVKEPVAV; via the exons ATGGCCACTGCAGTTGCTTCCTCCTCATCCtctctcctcttcttctcctctttttcatcatcatcctcttctctctctcctctcccACGCCTCTCTCTCCCTTCAACCTCCCACCACTCTCTCTCCTCTTCTCTCTCCATCTCTCCAtcttttcttgctttatcAGCAAAAACTCCTAGAAGGGCTGTTTCATCTCTCTTCCCTTCACTCACTGTCAGGGCAGAGAAGAAGAATGTGCTCATTGTCAACACTAACAGCGGCGGCCATGCAGTCATCGGTTTCTACTTTGCCAAGGAACTACTTGCCTCCGGCCACGGTGTCACCATCCTGACTGTCGGCGAAGAGGGGTCCGACAAGATGAAGAAACCACCTTTCAGCAGATTTTCA GAAATTGTGAGTGCTGGTGGGAAGACAGTTTGGGGGGAGCCGGCAGAGATAGGGAAAGTATTGGAGGGCGCTGCATTTGATGTGGTGTTGGATAACAATGGAAAAGATTTGGATTCAGTGAA GCCTGTAGCAGATTGGGCAAAGAGCTCTGGTGTGAAGCAATTCCTATTCATTAGTAGTGCAGGGATTTATAAGCCAACAGATGAACCTCCTCATTTTGAAGGG GATACTGTAAAAGCTGATGCTGGTCATGTTGGAGTAGAGAAATACATCTCAGAGATATTTGGGAATTGGGCGTCTTTCCGTCCACAATACATGATTGGCTCTGGCAACAACAAAGACTGTGAGGAATGGTTCTTTGACC GTATCGTTCGAGGCAGACCGGTTCCAATTCCTGGCTCTGGGATGCAGTTAACCAACATTGCCCATGTCAGGGACCTATCGTCCATGCTTACTTTCGCTGTTGAAAAGCCAGATGCTGCAAGCGGAAACATCTTCAACTGTGTTAGTGATCGTGCAGTGACACTAGATGGAATGGCAAAACTCTGTGCTCAAGCTGCTGGATTACCTGTTGAAATAGTGCATTATGATCCGAAGGCAGTGGGTATTGATGCAAAGAAAGCATTTCCTTTCCGCAACATG CATTTCTATGCCGAACCAAGAGCAGCAAAGGAGATTCTTGGATGGAGTGGTACAACAAACCTTCCTGTGGACTTGAAGGAGCGGTTCGATGAGTATGTCAAGATTGGTAGAgacaagaaacaaataaagtTTGAGTTAGATGACAAGATTCTAGCAGCAGTTAAAGAACCTGTTGCAGTATGA